DNA sequence from the Glycine soja cultivar W05 chromosome 18, ASM419377v2, whole genome shotgun sequence genome:
TCTGATCCTTTCGGCTTTTGGAAATTTATACGGGGAGTTAATTTTAAGTCGCTTACCTGCAAAGGGATATCCTCTATAAATGGAACAAAAGTTGCAAAATTGCAAGCTGGCTGCTGATCAGTGTCACTAAGAAAGTATGAAGAGAACTCTGCAAGCTTTTGGTAATCACTATTATTGAACAATTCTATCTGTCCTCCTTCGTACAGTTTCAACACACATGGAGAAGCCACATAGTCTGAGGTTATGCCTTTCAAGCTCTCCACTAAACCTAAAAGCTGCTCAAAACAAGAATATGAAGAAATAAGAAGGCAAAGAGGGAATGCAAACCCTTCTATCTTGATCTTGGCAAAACACAACAAAACCTTTTAATATGTAAACTTGCAGTAGTAAGGGATTCTCACCTCTAAGAAGGAGACTTGAGTTCCAATCCccagatgaaaagaaaaagtttgtcagAGAACACAGGTGAAAGATACAATAACAGTATAAATTTGCTGGTCAAGAAAAAGAATGACTAAATTGAATTGCCAAATCATTTGGTTTAGCATTGGCACGTTGAGCTGATTTCTAAATTGCTTTGGTGATTAAATGTATGACTTACGGTATTATATGCTATAGATTCTTGATTCCAGAGAACAAGAGAATATGCACGGCATACCCGGAAAATAAGTTGTATCGACAGAATAGTTTGACAATGGTATGACAAATGACTTGATTCTTGATGTGCAATATTTAGTCCTTGATGCAATCCTTGAATTATTCTGGGAGAATTGATGGAAGATAATTGAGTAGGCTAGAAACACAGCTTAGCAGGAAAAATTCGGCAAACATGAAACTAATTAGAAAAATAGCAATTTGTATGTTTGATTCCTTCTAGCATACATTCCCAACAGAAGAAACGACAGAGTCAATTTAAGTAAACAGAACGTGATGTCTTCCTTTAAAGGTTACTAACTTACTATTACTATGAACTGTTATACTAATATAAgatctattttaaaattcccCCATCTTTGATTAGAAATGACTTTGGCACTTAGCTAATACAGGTAGCTACTGTCCCTAATCAaagtttttaagaaatataGTATGAGCAGATAGATAGGTTGATCATACAAATGTATTAAGCATAACGATCAGTTTGTTGTCTTTTGTCTTAAAAATTGATCAATTTGTTATCTTCACATAAGACATCATTATCTCTTTTTTCAATTGGAGAAAATGCTAAAGATAGTCATATTATTTTGATATCAGGTATAAAGCCATAACTCATgaataataatttctaaaattatattgaatcaacttataaaaatgtcatacacccccccccccccccccccccccccttaatTTTCTAACACTTAAGTaggctaaaaaataaaaataaagtcccTATCATTTTTCCATTTCATTATTTGCTTACATAAACAAAAAACCAAAGAAAACCTTAGGACCTATGGCTATTAGTACCCTGCCTTACTTAAGAATTCAAagatagtaaaaaaaagaaaaaaaaaagtatatctcCATACTCACCTGGAGAAGAAGGTAGCTCTGGCCATCAGCAGAATTCTTAATGACTTTGAAGGTCTGGCCATAGTAAATATGGAAGTTTCCAGCATCTTCCACCTTTGAAAAGTTACCTACTTTCACTGCTGGGGTGGCTCCATGGACACATCCACAGTTAAATAACCAAACCAATGCTAAGAAGGAGAAGGCTTGTAGCCAAGAACAAGAAGGAGCTGAATCCATGAGCTGAAAGAGGGACCTCTtgttgctatatatatatatataacaagagGAAACAGTAAGTGACCCGTGAACCCATCTTTGGGTTATTTTTGTCATCTTCTTCATCACACCTTGTTGTTGGTTCCTACTTAGTtacatctttttcttttgtcactTTCTTTGATACCCTGATGAATGTGAGTGATATAGAGGTAATAAATCATCCATGTGCTGTGCACTCACCTTTGTTCAGCCACTACCCATCTCATTTCCACGTTCAAAATCATTCATTCACACCTTGCAGCTTGCACAggaacaatttttatttttttatatcacacCACCGTTAATTCtagctattttaatttttttcaaccaaTCACTCATATGAAATTAGTTACCTTTTGGAAGTTTTTAACCTAAAAGAACATGGGCATATAAAAAAGTTGTCATATGGCTCGCTcatggaaaaaattattataaagttGTTATTTTGCGACATCCTTATTACATGCATTGATAAAATATAGTTTGGAAATGGctgtaaaattataatttcttcaATGTCTATTGCCTAGTGAACAAAAATTCTCTTTTACCAACAAAGATTTTAGAATTGAAAGGGCACTATAAAGGGATTCAAGGTTTCCAACAAATATTAGAAAATGATATCCTTAATCAGGTCATTATGATTATTTGTAATTACTTGATTATCATATTAGTTTGTCAAAACTGTTATTTTACGTCTTTATATGAAGTGGAAATTTGTTTTATACAAATAAACGTATAACTGATTTATGGCATCATATGGTACATGAATTCAAATTTACCTaatgaaaaaaaacttttttttgtcgTTGCAATCATTTAGTTGATTtagtcaaaatttaattttctcaacGAATAATTCTTTCACAGTATGTATAAAAGGCTTCATGATTAACCAGGGATTAATTATAAAcgattaatttgttaaaattaaaattgaatatttcggataatacttaaatttaatttccggtaaaaataatttttacttatttttaaataaattctaaattagtcagaatatttttttaatcatgataaactgaaagattaaaaaaaaaacttatgattgGACGTATGTAGATGATCAATCGTCTCGTAATAGCTAGCTTCGCGGATCATGTAGAAATTGACAATTAACTTCGTATTTGGTGATAAAATCCAACAGAAAAAGATATATGGGCATTGGGTGTTGGGGCTTACAGAATACTACTATTATTCAATTAACGAAGGCTGAATTAAACTAACAATAAAGGATTTGGTTTCTTAAAATGAGTGCACTTTTaggggtaaaataataataataataattaaaaattaacagttgaaattatattaattttaaattttattataatttttaattattttttaatcaataattatttcatCCATCTTAGTGATGGTCCTTCCTCTGTGTCTATTACCCTATCCTTGACGAAACCAACTATGAGTCCTGGTCTCATACTGTATGGTCTTCATCTCCAAAAACAAAATGGCATTCCTCCTTGGCACAATCCTGATCCCTTCAGTCAAAGAACTTCTTTACTCAGCTTGGGAGAGATGCAACACTCTCATCATGTCCTGGCTTTTGAATTCACTTTCCCCCTCCATTGCTCAAAGCGTCATCTTCCTTGAATATGATACCGACATTTGGAACGACCTTCGTGAATGTTTTTCACAGGGAGATCTTCTCCGCATTGCAGAGCTCCAGGAAGAAATATATGGTCTTTCTCAAGGTAACCGTCTTCTCTCTGACTTTTACACTGCCTTGAAAACCCTCTGGGAGGAACTGGATAATTATCGTCCTTTTGTTACCTGTTCTTGTGAGGCCAAGAAATGCCATCAGCAGGATTTTGTCATTAGATTCTTGAAAGGATTGGATGAATGTTTTTTTGTTGTACGTTCCCAAATCTTGTTTATGGATCCCCTTCCGACGGTCAATCGAGTTTTCTCCATGGTGGTTCAACATGAATGTCAGCTTAGTGTCGTTCCTCCTTCCTCTGTTGAACCCAATAGCTTTGTCAATGCTTCCAATGGTTTTGGTAAAGGTCGCAGTGTGTCTAGTTCGTTGTCCACCAACAAAAATGCTTCCAATAAAAAGTGTTCTTACTGCCACCGCACCGGACACACTATTAACGTCTGTTGGGGGAAGCACGACTATCCATCGGGTCATCCTCACTACCTTGGCCGCCCACGGTTCAACAACCGTGACTCCTCTTCTTCTGCCAATAGCACTGCTTCAGTCGACCCAGTGGAGAGACCGACTGCCTCTTCATGCCCTATTACTTTGACCCAAGCCCAATATCAATCTCTAATGGCCTTGATTCAACAACCCAACTCTGCTTCTAATGCTACAGGGAACAACCTTGTCCAGCCTAATAGCGCCAATCTCATTCAAGttccttttaataaaaaaaatggttctgACTTTAGTggtatatcatttattttttgcaaCAATACACACTTCACACACAATACTTCTTCCACCACCCGTAAACATAGTGTGCCCTGGATCATAGATTCAGGAGCCACAGATCACATTGCATCTTCtttaaagtgtttttcaagttattctaaaataaatcctattcaaattaattttccaaataaatcCATTGTCACTGCTTATATTTCTAGAACAATTATATTTTCTCCAAATTTCATTCTTCACGATGTCCTCTTTGTTCTTGAATTTCATTTCAATCTCTTGTCTACATCTAAGTTGCTTAAGACTCGTAAATTTACTCTTATCTTTGATGATTTCTTTTGCACTATACAGGACAAGCATTCGCTGCAGATGATTGGTTTGGCTAATCTAGAGCAAGGTCTTTACCAATTAAATATCAACAAAGAAGCCAAGATCTCCCAACCAAAAAAATCTCCATCAACAATAATATTGTCCACACCATCTCCTATTCTAACCTATGACATTTTAGACTAGGGCACCTTTCGGGAAATCGTTTAAATATGTTACATGAACAACTTCCTTTTATTCCAAGTCATGTTAATGAGAATTGTGACATTTGTCATTTTGCTAAACAAAGATAATTGTCTTACAATCTTAGTACTAGTAGAgctttaaagattttttatttagtccataTGGACATTTGGGGTCCTTTTTCCAAAGCTTCAATTCatggagaaaaatattttttgaccaTTTTAGATGATTTTAGTATATATACTTGGGTAGTGTTATTAAAGTCAAAATCTGAAGTTAAAATGCATGTCCAAAATTTTATTGCTTTAATAGAAAATCAATTTGATTCCAAAATAAAGTGCATTCGTTCAGATAATGGACCTGGATTTTTTCTTAAAGATTTGTTTGCCACCAAGGGTATCATTCATCACACTAGTTGTGTTTgcacccctcaacaaaatgggtGTGTAGAAAGAAAACATCAACACATTCTTAACATTGCACATGCCCTTATGTTTCAATCTCAATTACCTAAATATTTGTGGTCTTATGCCATAAAACATTCAGTCTTCCTTATCAACAGAATACCTTCTCCAGTCACTAATAAACAAACACCTTATGAGCTTTTGCATAATCGTAAACCAGATTTTTCAATGCTTAAAGTTTTTGGGTCTTTATGTTATTCTTCAACCAACGAACCACATAAAAAATTTGATCCTAGATCTGGACATGGTGTTTTTCTTGGATTTCAAACTAGAACAAAAGGGCACGTCATTTTAGATTTCCAATCAAGAGAAATTTTTGTCTCGAgaaatgttatattttatgaaaCAATATTTCCTTTTGTTCAAAATAATCAGGTTCCCAAGGAGGCCCAACGTGATCCTCTACCTATGCCAACTAATGCCCAAAACCTTCATGAAGAAAACCCAATACAAATGCCCAATCTGGATTTAACTCCTACTTACACCACCCAACAACCCAACTTTATCCCATCTCCAAACCGACATTTACCATCATTTTTTTCACCTTCGCTGCAATCACAACTTCCTTCAACATCTCCACAATTAAGTTCTCATCAATTTAGGACACCTGGTTCCCCTTCTTTCACCATTGACACTCATTTGCACCATAGCCCCACTCCTACATCTACTCCCTTTGTCCCAAGACGCTCTTCTCGACCTATCAAACCCAATGTTTGCCTTGCAGACTATATCTGTAGCATCGAGACGCAACcaaatcaatcatcatcaacatgCTTGTATCCCCTCCAATCTGTTTTGTCTTATTCCAACATCTCTGAGTCTGAGCGTCACTATATAATGAATCTATCTTCTGGGATTGAACCTCAAAGTTATCAGGAAGCAATTTTGAGTCCCTATTGGGTTGAAGCCATGAAAGATGAAATTGAGGCTTTAAAACTCAACAACACCTGGGAAATTTTTGATACTCTAGCTGGTGTTAAACCCATAGGATGAAAATGGGTCtacaaaattaagagaaaattagATGGAAGCGTGGAACGGTACAAAGCACGATTGGTTGCAAAGGGTTTCTCTCAAGTGGAAGGAATTGATTTCTTTGAAACATTCTCTCCCGTGGTAAAAATGACCACTATTCGTGTCATCCTCACTCTTGCTTCTGCAAATAAATGGCAGCTTCAACAACTCGATGTGAGTAATGCTTTACTCCACGGTGACTTGTCTGAAGAGGTTTATATGACAATTCCTCAAGGATTGCAAGGACATGGCTCTTCTCAATGTTGTAAACTCAAAAAATCTCTATATGGTCTCAAGCAAGCTAGCCGCAAATGGTATGAAAAGCTTTCTGATCTTCTTATTTCATCCGGTTACCAACAATCACATGCAGATCATAGTTTATTTATCAAACACAATGGATATAAATTTACAACTTTGTTGatctatgtggatgacattgttTTAAGTGGGAATTTTGCTGCTGAAATGGCCCAAAtcaaaaatattcttcattcaaattttcGAGTTAAGGATTTAGGAGCATTGAAATACTTTATGGGTTTAGAAATAAATCACTCTGCTGATGGCATATATGTATCACAATGTAAATACTATCTTGAGTTGCTTGTTGATTTTGGAATGATGGGTTGCAAACCTTGTTCAACACCTATGGACAGTTCATTGCGGCTGCATCAAGATGATTCTAGTGATCTTCTTGATGATCCTTTATCCTATAGGCATCTTGTTGGTCATCTAATTTATCTCTCCACAACCCGTCCTGACATTGTTTTTGCAACCCAACAACTCAGCCAATTCATGGCTCATCCCACAAAGTCTCATCTTGGTGCTGCAAGGAGAGTCTTGAGATACCTGAAGGGTTCTCCAAGCAAAGGTCTTCAATTCAAGAGGGACATTCT
Encoded proteins:
- the LOC114395069 gene encoding uncharacterized protein LOC114395069, whose protein sequence is MKKMTKITQRWVHGSLTVSSCYIYIYSNKRSLFQLMDSAPSCSWLQAFSFLALVWLFNCGCVHGATPAVKVGNFSKVEDAGNFHIYYGQTFKVIKNSADGQSYLLLQNNSRIASRTKYCTSRIKSFVIPLSNYSVDTTYFPVSFLELLGLVESLKGITSDYVASPCVLKLYEGGQIELFNNSDYQKLAEFSSYFLSDTDQQPACNFATFVPFIEDIPLQRAEWIKFMGAFANVEARANQVYTAVKANYLCLAKIATSRTTFKPTVAWMRYKNGLWSFTQEKYQLKYVQDAGGEILGANKNTYNVSDPDDLEEFHAILCTVEVVIDETLTSDPVNYTFSTFIQNLNVEDRSCFSFISNTSLWRYDKRVYNSVALDWYNGAVSQPQLALADLIEVLFPTGNYTTTYFRNIAKAEVPINIGLEMCDRDTSTAMEPTIVACG
- the LOC114396232 gene encoding uncharacterized protein LOC114396232 gives rise to the protein MTTIRVILTLASANKWQLQQLDVSNALLHGDLSEEVYMTIPQGLQGHGSSQCCKLKKSLYGLKQASRKWYEKLSDLLISSGYQQSHADHSLFIKHNGYKFTTLLIYVDDIVLSGNFAAEMAQIKNILHSNFRVKDLGALKYFMGLEINHSADGIYVSQCKYYLELLVDFGMMGCKPCSTPMDSSLRLHQDDSSDLLDDPLSYRHLVGHLIYLSTTRPDIVFATQQLSQFMAHPTKSHLGAARRVLRYLKGSPSKGLQFKRDILIHLIGFSDSDWATCVDTRKSITGYCFFVGNSLVSWKTKKQNTASCSSSEAKYHALSTSTCELQWLTYLLNDFRICCSKPTTLYCDDQSALYIASSPVFHERTKHLEIDCHLIREKAQAGLMRLLPVPSSHQLADMFTKALPPHLFKSNVSKLELIDLYTPPA